A stretch of the Vitis riparia cultivar Riparia Gloire de Montpellier isolate 1030 chromosome 13, EGFV_Vit.rip_1.0, whole genome shotgun sequence genome encodes the following:
- the LOC117927585 gene encoding uncharacterized protein LOC117927585, which yields MRKLCPNFDREDGLDTVLEVPIPEEMFPSHKSTSLSWQNVKSWMKSNPERSATSIFGGRNTEIQLLLGVVGAPLIPLPVRCDRHPINQSIKDHPIEASMAKYIVQQYIAAAGGETALNSIDSMYAMGKVRMMASEFSAGEVCKNKAMKVKGVRHGGGEMGGFVLWQKRPELWCLELVVSGCKISAGSDGVVAWRQTPWHHSHASRGPPRPLRRALQGLDPRSTANLFSNSVCIGEKTINEEDCFILKLETETSTLRARSSRNVEIMRHTVWGYFSQRTGLLVQLADTHLLRIKSSADDSIFWETTMESLIQDYRTIDGVNIAHAGTTAVSLFRFGENSESHSRTRMEERWTIEEVDFNIKGLSTDCFLPPGDLKKVDEEGCDVVVGSNTKLPFKIPAASSRVSAAKVVAIDVDDSYNIDDDDDDEL from the exons ATGAGGAAGCTCTGTCCCAACTTCGATCGAGAAGATGGGCTCGACACTGTCCTCGAAGTTCCAATCCCAGAAGAGATGTTCCCTTCCCACAAGAGCACCTCCTTATCATGGCAGAACGTGAAATCATGGATGAAATCCAACCCCGAGAGATCAGCAACCTCCATCTTCGGTGGCCGAAACACGGAGATCCAGCTCCTTCTCGGAGTCGTCGGAGCTCCGCTGATCCCTCTTCCCGTCCGTTGCGATCGCCACCCCATCAACCAAAGCATCAAAGACCATCCCATT GAGGCTTCAATGGCGAAATATATAGTTCAGCAATACATAGCGGCGGCAGGAGGGGAGACGGCTTTGAACTCTATAGACAGCATGTACGCCATGGGGAAGGTGAGGATGATGGCGTCGGAGTTCAGCGCAGGCGAAGTTTGCAAGAATAAGGCAATGAAGGTGAAGGGCGTGCGTCATGGTGGTGGAGAGATGGGTGGGTTTGTGCTGTGGCAGAAGAGGCCGGAGCTCTGGTGCCTGGAACTAGTTGTCTCTGGTTGCAAGATCAGTGCCGGCAGTGACGGCGTGGTGGCTTGGAGGCAGACCCCGTGGCACCATTCCCATGCCTCCCGTGGTCCACCTAGGCCTCTTCGCCGTGCTTTACAG GGTCTTGACCCAAGATCCACAGCCAATTTATTCTCCAATTCAGTCTGCATTGGGGAGAAGACAATCAATGAAGAGGACTGCTTCATACTGAAGCTTGAGACGGAGACATCAACTCTCAGAGCAAGAAGCAGCAGAAACGTGGAGATTATGAGGCACACAGTGTGGGGCTACTTCAGCCAAAGAACTGGCCTCCTGGTGCAGCTGGCGGACACCCACCTCCTCAGAATTAAATCATCGGCAGACGACAGCATCTTCTGGGAAACCACCATGGAGTCGCTCATCCAAGACTACCGAACCATCGACGGCGTCAACATCGCTCATGCAGGCACCACTGCTGTTTCACTGTTCAGGTTCGGGGAGAACTCTGAGAGCCATTCAAGGACACGCATGGAGGAGAGGTGGACAATTGAAGAAGTGGACTTCAACATAAAGGGGTTGTCCACGGACTGTTTCTTGCCTCCCGGAGACTTGAAGAAAGTGGATGAAGAAGGGTGCGATGTTGTCGTGGGGAGCAATACCAAGTTGCCTTTCAAGATTCCGGCCGCCTCTTCCAGGGTTAGCGCAGCCAAAGTGGTGGCCATTGATGTTGATGATTCCTATAACATCGacgacgatgatgatgatgagctGTAA
- the LOC117928589 gene encoding 7-deoxyloganetic acid glucosyltransferase-like, giving the protein MDQGSVSPHVLIFPFPIQGNVNSMLKLTELLCLAGIQVTFLNCHYPHRRLLSYSNIQARFSRYPGFRFETISDGLPMEHPRTAEQFLDIVDGVKTTTAPLFMEMMISWCRSASDTRSPLTCIIADGLMSFVMDVANEVGLPVIIFRAISACSFSAYFSLPQLIEAGEVPFRGGDMDRLVASVPGMEGFLRRRDLPSCCRLKDVDNPDLQNPMKNIRKTHRAHAQVINTFDDLEGPILSQIRNHCPRTYTIGPLHALLKSKLATETSTSQSSNSFWEEDRSCIPWLDRQPSKSVIYVSFGSLAIITKEEMREFWHGLVNSGSRFLWVIRPDALVGKDEERQTPAELLEGTKDRGYVVGWAPQEEVLKHPAVGGFLTHSGWNSTLESIVEGLPMICWPYFADQQINSRFVSHVWKLGMDMKDSCDRVTVEKMVRDLMVEKRDEFMKAADTLATLAKKCVGDGGSSSCNLNSLIEDIRLLST; this is encoded by the exons ATGGATCAAGGGTCGGTCTCTCCTCATGTCCTCATCTTCCCTTTCCCCATCCAAGGCAATGTCAACTCCATGCTCAAGCTCACCGAACTTCTTTGCCTTGCCGGCATCCAAGTCACCTTCCTCAACTGCCACTACCCCCACCGCCGCCTCCTCTCTTATTCCAATATTCAGGCCAGGTTCTCACGCTATCCCGGCTTTCGGTTTGAGACAATATCCGATGGGCTGCCGATGGAGCATCCTCGCACCGCTGAACAATTCTTGGATATTGTTGATGGAGTGAAAACTACAACCGCACCACTCTTTATGGAGATGATGATTTCGTGGTGCCGGAGTGCTTCTGATACGCGCTCGCCTCTGACCTGTATCATAGCAGATGGGCTCATGAGTTTCGTAATGGATGTTGCCAACGAAGTCGGACTTCCCGTCATTATTTTCCGTGCTATTAGTGCTTGTTCCTTCTCGGCATATTTCTCTTTACCCCAACTCATCGAAGCTGGCGAAGTCCCTTTCAGAG GTGGTGATATGGATCGGCTGGTAGCCAGTGTGCCTGGCATGGAAGGCTTTCTTCGACGTCGAGACCTCCCAAGTTGCTGCCGCCTCAAAGACGTGGATAACCCAGATCTCCAAAATCCCATGAAAAATATTCGAAAAACCCATCGAGCCCACGCGCAAGTTATCAACACGTTTGATGACCTAGAAGGGCCGATTCTCTCTCAAATACGCAATCACTGTCCGAGAACCTACACCATTGGACCTCTCCACGCACTCCTCAAATCCAAGCTCGCAACTGAAACTTCCACGTCCCAGTCTTCCAACAGTTTCTGGGAAGAAGACAGAAGCTGCATACCGTGGCTTGACCGCCAGCCCTCTAAATCTGTTATCTACGTAAGCTTTGGTAGTCTTGCAATTATCACAAAGGAGGAGATGAGAGAGTTCTGGCACGGTTTGGTCAACAGCGGTAGCCGCTTCCTCTGGGTCATACGACCAGATGCTCTTGTCGGAAAAGATGAAGAGCGTCAGACTCCGGCAGAACTCTTGGAAGGGACAAAAGATAGGGGTTATGTAGTGGGCTGGGCTCCCCAAGAAGAGGTTCTGAAACACCCAGCCGTGGGTGGGTTTCTGACCCATAGTGGCTGGAACTCCACGCTTGAGAGTATAGTGGAGGGCCTGCCAATGATATGCTGGCCCTACTTTGCTGACCAGCAGATCAACAGCAGGTTCGTGAGCCATGTTTGGAAGCTTGGAATGGACATGAAAGACAGTTGCGATAGAGTTACCGTTGAGAAGATGGTGAGAGATTTAATGGTAGAAAAGAGGGATGAATTCATGAAGGCAGCTGATACCTTGGCCACATTAGCTAAAAAATGTGTGGGTGACGGTGGGTCCTCATCCTGTAACTTGAACAGTTTGATCGAGGATATAAGATTGTTGAGCACCTga
- the LOC117928712 gene encoding uncharacterized protein LOC117928712: protein MSTVEKRHGDVEEGGRRGSGGVGGSYGDEEQRCSRGPGTEIVGVSEKGRESSVSECSVDVDLGRGVPEIKVHLAKVERDCRICHLSLDSTNQESGIPIELGCSCKADLAAAHKQCAEAWFKIKGNKICEICGSVARNVSGANEAELMEQWNDTTDVATAAAPARPTEIRNFWQGHRFLNFLLACMVFAFVISWLFHFNVSA from the exons ATGTCGACTGTAGAGAAGCGTCATGGTGATGTAGAAGAGGGAGGTAGGCGTGGGTCCGGCGGTGTCGGTGGCTCATACGGCGATGAGGAGCAGAGGTGTTCGAGGGGGCCGGGGACGGAGATTGTTGGGGTTTCGGAAAAGGGGAGGGAATCCTCTGTGTCAGAATGTTCAGTAGACGTGGATCTGGGACGTGGGGTTCCGGAGATTAAGGTGCATTTGGCGAAAGTGGAGAGGGATTGTAGGATTTGTCACCTAAGCTTGGATTCAACGAATCAGGAGTCTGGGATTCCGATTGAACTGGGTTGTTCTTGCAAGGCCGATTTGGCTGCCGCTCATAAGCAGTGTGCAGAGGCGTGGTTCAAGATTAAGGGCAACAA AATCTGTGAGATATGTGGATCAGTTGCGCGAAATGTTTCTGGTGCAAATGAGGCTGAGTTGATGGAGCAGTGGAATGACACAACTGATGTTGCAACTGCAGCAGCACCTGCACGCCCAACAGAGATCCGAAACTTCTGGCAAGGCCATAGATTCCTGAATTTCCTTCTAGCTTGTATGGTCTTCGCTTTTGTCATCTCTTGGCTTTTTCACTTCAACGTATCAGCATAA
- the LOC117929335 gene encoding 18.1 kDa class I heat shock protein-like, producing the protein MSLIPRRSNVFDPFSLDVWDPFEGWPFNSNFRSLSDQIRSGFPAETSSFVQARVDWKETPNSHVFKADVPGLKKEELKVEVEDGRVLQISGQRNRELEEKTDTWHRVERSSGSFLRRFRLPEDAKVDQMKAAMEDGVLTVTVPKEAAKKPDVKSIQISG; encoded by the coding sequence ATGTCGCTAATTCCTCGCCGATCCAATGTTTTTGATCCATTCTCTCTGGACGTATGGGATCCATTTGAGGGTTGGCCATTCAACAGCAACTTCCGCTCTCTCTCTGATCAGATCCGCTCCGGTTTCCCCGCTGAAACGTCGTCCTTTGTCCAGGCCAGGGTCGACTGGAAGGAAACCCCAAATTCTCACGTCTTCAAGGCTGATGTGCCTGGGCTGAAGAAGGAGGAGCTGAAGGTGGAGGTTGAAGACGGGCGGGTTCTTCAGATCAGCGGACAGAGAAACCGCGAGCTGGAGGAGAAGACAGACACTTGGCACCGTGTGGAGCGTAGCAGCGGCAGCTTCTTGAGGAGGTTCCGGCTGCCGGAGGACGCCAAGGTGGATCAGATGAAGGCGGCCATGGAGGATGGTGTGTTGACTGTGACTGTGCCAAAGGAGGCGGCCAAGAAGCCCGATGTGAAGTCCATTCAAATCTCTGGCTGA
- the LOC117928591 gene encoding 18.1 kDa class I heat shock protein-like, with product MSLISSVLGSGRRSNIFDPFSLDIWDPFEGFPFTTPLANVPSSTRETSAFTNARIDWKETPEAHVFKADLPGLKKEEVKVEVEEGRVLQIRGERSTEQEEKKDKWHRVERSSGKFLRRFRLPENAKMDEVKASLENGVLTVTVPKEEVKKAEVKAIEISG from the coding sequence ATGTCGCTCATTTCAAGTGTCCTTGGTAGTGGCCGCCGAAGCAACATCTTCGATCCCTTTTCTCTGGACATCTGGGATCCCTTTGAAGGATTTCCCTTCACCACCCCTCTCGCCAACGTCCCCTCCTCGACTCGCGAGACCTCTGCCTTCACCAACGCACGCATTGACTGGAAAGAGACTCCTGAAGCTCACGTCTTCAAGGCTGATCTTCCGGGGTTGAAGAAAGAGGAGGTGAAGGTTGAGGTTGAAGAGGGCAGAGTGCTGCAAATTAGAGGAGAAAGGAGTACGGAGcaagaggaaaagaaagacAAGTGGCATCGGGTGGAGAGGAGCAGCGGCAAGTTCCTTCGTCGATTCAGGTTGCCGGAGAATGCAAAGATGGATGAAGTTAAAGCTAGCCTGGAGAATGGTGTGCTAACCGTGACTGTCCCAAAAGAAGAGGTGAAGAAGGCTGAGGTGAAGGCCATCGAGATCTCTGGCTAA